In the genome of Hymenobacter taeanensis, one region contains:
- a CDS encoding NADH-quinone oxidoreductase subunit C, whose amino-acid sequence MAEQNEESPAAQETAAALDPAAQKNAQLLDLLHRLFGADTFTDVEEPYGLLTVTTTRERIHDIISGLQQDQELQLNFLTTMCGIHYPENEGKELGMIYHLHSLINNIRLRLKIFFPIADPVVPTMTDLYSTANWMEREAFDFYGIIFSGHPNLIRILNVEDMDYHPMRREYALEDGTREDKTDLFFGR is encoded by the coding sequence ATGGCTGAACAGAACGAAGAATCCCCGGCCGCTCAGGAAACCGCGGCTGCTCTCGACCCGGCAGCGCAGAAAAACGCGCAATTGCTCGATCTGCTGCACCGCTTGTTCGGAGCCGATACCTTCACCGATGTGGAGGAGCCCTATGGCCTACTGACCGTTACTACCACGCGGGAGCGGATCCATGATATCATCAGTGGCCTACAGCAGGACCAGGAGCTTCAGTTGAACTTCCTGACTACCATGTGCGGCATCCACTACCCTGAAAATGAGGGCAAGGAGCTGGGTATGATCTATCACCTGCACAGCCTGATCAATAACATACGGCTGCGCCTTAAGATTTTCTTCCCCATTGCCGACCCGGTAGTGCCCACGATGACTGACCTCTACTCCACCGCCAACTGGATGGAGCGCGAGGCTTTCGACTTCTACGGCATCATCTTCTCGGGTCACCCCAACCTCATCCGCATCTTGAATGTGGAGGATATGGACTACCACCCCATGCGCCGGGAATATGCGCTGGAGGATGGCACTCGCGAAGACAAAACCGACCTTTTCTTCGGCCGCTAG
- a CDS encoding NADH-quinone oxidoreductase subunit NuoE family protein: protein METTAVKPQFSEAAQAEIKRLLTHYPDDRRKSALLPVLHIAQAEFGGWVSPEVQDLVAETLGLKPIEVYEVSSFYTMFNLKPVGKHVLEICRTGPCMLRGSDELTAHLERITGAKVGGPASEDGLFTLKEVECLAACGFAPIVQVREKYYEQLDTPEAVDAMLTELRNQVHRPALPWEETGLPNALANN from the coding sequence ATGGAGACGACTGCCGTCAAGCCGCAATTTTCTGAAGCCGCGCAGGCTGAAATCAAACGCTTACTTACCCATTATCCCGACGACCGTCGCAAGTCGGCGCTTCTGCCTGTGCTGCACATTGCGCAGGCCGAATTTGGTGGCTGGGTAAGCCCCGAAGTACAGGACCTGGTGGCCGAAACCCTCGGGTTGAAGCCAATTGAGGTGTATGAGGTTTCTTCCTTCTACACCATGTTCAACCTAAAGCCGGTAGGCAAGCACGTGCTGGAAATTTGCCGCACGGGTCCTTGCATGCTGCGCGGCTCCGATGAGCTGACCGCTCACTTGGAGCGCATCACCGGTGCTAAAGTAGGTGGTCCTGCTTCGGAGGATGGCCTCTTTACTTTGAAAGAAGTGGAGTGCTTGGCGGCTTGCGGCTTCGCTCCTATTGTGCAGGTACGCGAGAAGTACTACGAGCAGCTGGATACTCCCGAAGCGGTAGATGCCATGCTCACGGAGTTGCGCAACCAAGTGCACCGTCCCGCCCTGCCGTGGGAAGAAACTGGCCTACCAAACGCGCTGGCCAACAACTAA
- a CDS encoding NADH-quinone oxidoreductase subunit D → MAVNDTLEGTHKIIEEARAQQSKLNPLAPTVNDFNQELTTLNLGPTHPATHGIFQNILQMDGERIVSGVPTIGYIHRAFEKIAERRPFYQITPLTDRMNYCSSPINNMGWHMTVEKLLGVTVPKRAQYMRVILMELARITDHLICNGILGVDTGAFTGFLYLMEEREKVYEIYEEVSGARLTTNMGRVGGMERDFTDVAIAKLRAWLKSFPAVMAEFEKMFNRNRIFMDRVVDVGAISAERALNYGFTGPNLRAAGVDYDVRVMNPYSSYQDFEFEIPVGTKGDTYDRFMVRNEEIWQSLRIINQALENLPEGPYHADAPHYYLPPKQAVYKNMEALIYHFKIIMGEIEAPVGEVYHSVEGGNGELGFYLISDGGRTPYRLHFRRPCFIYYQAYTEMVVGQTLSDAIVTLSSMNVIAGELDA, encoded by the coding sequence ATGGCAGTAAACGACACGCTGGAAGGCACCCATAAAATCATCGAAGAAGCCCGGGCGCAGCAATCCAAGCTCAACCCGCTGGCACCTACGGTTAACGACTTCAACCAGGAGCTCACGACCCTTAACCTGGGCCCTACGCACCCGGCTACGCACGGCATTTTCCAGAATATCCTGCAAATGGATGGCGAGCGGATTGTGTCAGGAGTACCTACTATTGGTTACATCCACCGGGCTTTTGAGAAAATCGCCGAGCGTCGGCCATTCTATCAAATTACGCCCCTCACCGACCGGATGAACTACTGTTCGTCGCCCATCAACAATATGGGCTGGCACATGACAGTAGAGAAGCTGCTTGGCGTGACCGTTCCGAAGCGCGCGCAGTACATGCGCGTGATTCTGATGGAGCTGGCCCGCATCACCGACCACCTCATCTGCAACGGCATTCTGGGGGTAGATACAGGTGCCTTCACCGGCTTCCTCTACCTCATGGAGGAGCGTGAAAAGGTGTATGAAATCTACGAAGAAGTAAGCGGCGCCCGTCTCACCACCAACATGGGCCGTGTGGGCGGTATGGAGCGCGACTTCACCGACGTAGCTATTGCCAAGTTGCGTGCCTGGCTCAAGAGTTTCCCAGCCGTAATGGCGGAGTTCGAGAAGATGTTCAACCGTAACCGCATCTTCATGGACCGTGTGGTCGATGTAGGCGCTATTTCGGCTGAGCGCGCTTTGAACTACGGTTTCACGGGCCCGAACCTGCGTGCTGCTGGTGTCGACTACGACGTGCGGGTGATGAACCCCTATTCCAGCTACCAGGACTTTGAGTTTGAGATTCCGGTGGGCACCAAGGGCGACACCTATGACCGCTTCATGGTGCGCAACGAGGAGATCTGGCAGAGCCTACGCATCATCAATCAGGCCCTCGAAAACCTCCCCGAAGGCCCGTACCACGCTGATGCTCCGCATTACTACCTGCCGCCCAAGCAGGCCGTGTACAAGAACATGGAGGCCCTCATCTACCACTTCAAGATCATCATGGGTGAGATTGAAGCCCCGGTGGGTGAAGTGTACCACTCCGTGGAAGGTGGCAACGGTGAGCTAGGCTTCTACCTGATTTCTGATGGAGGCCGCACGCCCTACCGCCTGCACTTCCGTCGCCCCTGCTTCATCTACTACCAGGCCTACACCGAGATGGTAGTTGGCCAGACGCTCTCCGACGCCATCGTGACCCTGTCCTCGATGAACGTAATTGCTGGGGAGCTGGACGCGTAG
- a CDS encoding 2Fe-2S iron-sulfur cluster-binding protein: MAKITFDGVEVEVPDGTTILNAARQIGGSIVPPAMCYYTPLKGSGGKCRACLVRVAAGSTKDPRPMPKLVASCVTPVQDGMVVENTTSEQVLNVRKGIVEMLLINHPLDCPVCDQAGECDLQNFAFEHGVSTTRYQEERRTFEKIDIGPLIQLHMTRCILCYRCVYTADQIVKGDRVHGVLGRGDAAEIGTYIENIIDDDFSGNVIDVCPVGALTDKTFRFKQRVWFTKPVNAHRDCPKCSGNVVLWYKGKDVLRVTARKDEYGEVKEWICNECRFEKKETSDWTIEGPAHIDRSSVISANHYELPVLNQSVIADLPESTQRELEKNPPLKLG; encoded by the coding sequence ATGGCTAAAATAACCTTTGATGGCGTTGAGGTAGAAGTTCCGGACGGAACCACTATCCTGAATGCAGCCCGCCAGATTGGAGGCAGCATCGTTCCCCCGGCCATGTGCTACTACACGCCGCTGAAAGGCTCGGGTGGTAAGTGCCGCGCCTGCCTCGTGCGCGTAGCCGCTGGCTCTACCAAAGATCCGCGCCCGATGCCCAAGCTGGTAGCCTCGTGCGTAACGCCCGTGCAGGACGGCATGGTGGTCGAGAATACGACCTCAGAGCAGGTGCTGAACGTGCGCAAGGGCATCGTGGAAATGCTGCTCATCAATCACCCCCTGGACTGCCCCGTGTGCGACCAGGCCGGTGAGTGCGACCTGCAGAATTTTGCTTTCGAGCACGGCGTGTCTACCACTCGCTACCAGGAGGAGCGCCGCACCTTCGAGAAGATTGACATCGGACCGCTGATTCAGCTGCACATGACGCGTTGCATCCTGTGCTACCGCTGCGTGTACACCGCCGACCAGATTGTGAAAGGCGACCGGGTACACGGTGTACTGGGCCGCGGCGACGCCGCTGAAATCGGTACTTATATCGAGAACATCATTGATGATGACTTCTCTGGTAACGTGATTGACGTGTGCCCGGTAGGAGCTCTCACCGACAAAACCTTCCGCTTCAAGCAGCGCGTGTGGTTTACCAAGCCGGTGAATGCACACCGCGACTGCCCCAAGTGCTCCGGCAACGTGGTGCTCTGGTACAAAGGCAAAGACGTACTACGCGTAACCGCCCGTAAGGACGAGTACGGCGAGGTGAAAGAGTGGATCTGCAACGAGTGCCGCTTTGAGAAGAAGGAAACTTCTGACTGGACTATTGAGGGCCCAGCCCACATCGACCGTTCTTCGGTAATCTCGGCTAACCACTATGAGTTGCCCGTCCTGAACCAGTCGGTCATAGCGGACCTGCCCGAAAGCACCCAGCGTGAGCTGGAGAAGAATCCTCCTCTGAAACTAGGGTAA
- the nuoF gene encoding NADH-quinone oxidoreductase subunit NuoF: MGRKLLTEHINVEGIETFEVYRKHGGYRSVEKAIKTMTPDEVVEEVKKSGLRGRGGAGFPTGMKWSFLAKPEGVPRYLVCNADESEPGTFKDRQLMSKLPHLLIEGMITSSYALGANTSYIYIRGELLYVLRILEKAIAEAYAAGFLGKNILGSGYDLDLHVHPGGGAYICGEETALLESLEGKRGNPRNKPPFPAVQGLYARPTVVNNVESIAAVPVIVNEGGDEYAKIGVGRSTGTKLFSACGHLNKPGIYEIELGLPVEEFIYSDEYCGGIWKGRNLKAVVAGGSSVPILPTELILKTAAGENRLMTYESLSDGGFVTGTMLGSGGFIAMDETTCIVRNTWNFSRFYHHESCGQCSPCREGTGWLEKVLHRLEHGHGHMEDIDLLVSVAKQIEGNTICPLGEAAAWPVAAAVRHFRDEFEWHVTHAKQAAQPGAVYPGAAVLA; this comes from the coding sequence ATGGGACGCAAACTGCTGACCGAACATATTAACGTTGAAGGCATTGAAACCTTTGAGGTATACCGCAAACACGGCGGTTACCGCTCGGTAGAGAAAGCCATCAAAACCATGACCCCCGACGAGGTAGTGGAAGAAGTGAAGAAGTCGGGCCTGCGGGGCCGCGGCGGCGCTGGCTTCCCCACCGGTATGAAGTGGAGCTTCCTGGCGAAGCCCGAAGGTGTGCCGCGCTACCTCGTATGCAACGCCGACGAATCGGAGCCCGGTACCTTTAAGGACCGCCAGCTGATGTCAAAGTTGCCCCACCTGCTCATCGAGGGCATGATTACGAGCTCATACGCGCTGGGCGCTAACACCTCGTACATCTACATCCGCGGCGAGTTGTTGTATGTGCTGCGCATCCTGGAAAAAGCCATTGCAGAGGCCTACGCCGCTGGCTTCCTCGGCAAAAACATTCTGGGCTCGGGCTACGACCTCGACCTGCATGTGCACCCCGGTGGTGGTGCCTATATCTGCGGTGAGGAAACGGCGCTGCTGGAGTCTCTGGAAGGCAAGCGTGGTAACCCCCGCAACAAGCCCCCGTTCCCCGCTGTGCAGGGCCTTTATGCCCGCCCCACTGTGGTAAACAACGTGGAGTCGATTGCAGCGGTGCCAGTAATCGTAAACGAGGGTGGCGACGAGTACGCCAAGATCGGCGTAGGTCGGAGCACGGGCACTAAGCTCTTCTCCGCCTGCGGCCACCTCAACAAGCCCGGCATCTACGAAATCGAGCTAGGCCTGCCCGTTGAAGAGTTCATCTACTCTGATGAGTACTGTGGTGGTATCTGGAAAGGCCGCAACCTAAAGGCAGTTGTGGCCGGTGGCTCCTCCGTGCCAATTCTGCCAACTGAGCTGATTCTGAAAACTGCTGCCGGTGAGAACCGCCTCATGACCTACGAGTCGCTGTCGGATGGTGGTTTCGTGACGGGTACGATGCTGGGCTCTGGTGGCTTCATTGCCATGGACGAGACTACCTGCATTGTGCGCAACACTTGGAACTTCTCGCGTTTCTACCACCATGAGTCGTGTGGGCAGTGCTCGCCTTGTCGTGAGGGTACGGGCTGGCTGGAGAAGGTGCTGCACCGCCTCGAGCACGGCCACGGTCACATGGAAGATATCGACCTGCTGGTGAGCGTGGCGAAGCAAATCGAAGGCAACACCATTTGCCCATTGGGCGAAGCGGCTGCCTGGCCGGTTGCCGCTGCCGTTCGTCACTTCCGCGACGAGTTTGAGTGGCACGTGACGCACGCTAAGCAAGCTGCTCAGCCGGGTGCCGTGTATCCTGGCGCGGCAGTACTGGCCTAG
- the nuoH gene encoding NADH-quinone oxidoreductase subunit NuoH has protein sequence MIELPALGWQSIVIFVVFAVSLLIATYCTYAERVIAAFLQDRVGPDRAGPYGLAQPLADAVKMFTKEEFFPGGANKALFVFGPCLAMITALMSSAVIPFGNNLVFGNNAFFLQGIEVNIGMLWIFGVVSLGVYGVMIGGWASNNKFSLLGAVRAASQNISYELAMGMALIAVLMMSGTLSLREITLQQSVAGEWHFWNIAKQPLGFIIFLVCAFAETNRTPFDLPECETELVGGYHTEYSSMKLGLYLFSEYVNIFVVSAVMSVLYFGGFNFPFQYELRDWFVNSQGWELTSAQNLITILGTLGLFAKIFAFIFFFMWIRWTLPRFRYDQLMRLGWTILIPLAVVNILITGGLILFGVIQ, from the coding sequence ATGATTGAACTACCCGCACTAGGCTGGCAATCCATTGTCATCTTCGTTGTATTCGCGGTTTCGCTGCTGATTGCAACGTACTGCACGTACGCTGAACGCGTAATTGCCGCGTTCCTGCAAGACCGCGTAGGCCCCGACCGTGCTGGCCCCTATGGCCTAGCCCAACCGCTGGCCGATGCTGTAAAGATGTTCACCAAAGAAGAGTTCTTCCCCGGTGGTGCTAACAAGGCACTGTTCGTCTTCGGCCCCTGCCTGGCCATGATTACTGCGCTGATGTCATCGGCGGTGATTCCGTTTGGCAACAACCTGGTTTTTGGCAATAATGCCTTCTTCCTGCAAGGCATCGAAGTAAACATCGGTATGCTGTGGATCTTCGGTGTGGTTTCGCTGGGGGTGTACGGTGTGATGATCGGTGGCTGGGCCTCCAACAATAAGTTCTCCCTGTTGGGTGCGGTGCGAGCTGCTTCACAGAACATCAGCTACGAACTGGCCATGGGTATGGCTCTGATTGCCGTGCTGATGATGTCGGGTACTCTGAGCCTGCGTGAAATCACGCTGCAGCAGTCGGTTGCCGGTGAGTGGCACTTCTGGAATATTGCCAAGCAGCCGCTGGGCTTCATCATCTTCCTGGTATGCGCTTTCGCCGAGACCAACCGTACCCCCTTTGACCTGCCCGAGTGCGAAACGGAGCTGGTAGGTGGCTACCACACCGAGTACTCCTCGATGAAGCTAGGCCTCTACCTGTTCTCAGAGTACGTAAACATCTTTGTGGTTTCGGCCGTGATGAGCGTGCTGTACTTTGGTGGCTTCAACTTCCCCTTCCAATATGAGCTGCGCGACTGGTTCGTGAACAGCCAGGGCTGGGAGTTGACTTCGGCTCAAAACCTGATTACCATTTTGGGTACTCTGGGCCTGTTCGCGAAGATCTTTGCCTTCATCTTCTTCTTCATGTGGATTCGTTGGACTCTCCCACGCTTCCGCTACGACCAATTGATGCGCCTGGGCTGGACTATCCTGATTCCGCTGGCCGTTGTCAACATCCTCATCACCGGCGGGCTCATCCTGTTCGGGGTGATTCAGTAA